A genomic region of Mesobacillus jeotgali contains the following coding sequences:
- a CDS encoding heme-dependent oxidative N-demethylase family protein: MVSVEDIGSFPYPFGEHDVYRYSNNAIPLNPPIAIEVTESYIEEMNMKRELLKKHHERCYHSESHTMDAQWETLDLILHQLAEYYPENFKLITNDDHWIFTNLQTGEKQSFTFGDHETLDMEPLDFAGRHVQEDLILMMQRDGDLFLDAAQLCFPANWSLFFDAGMSFKEIHKPIPGFQSESLDDRILQFLMRIEAGNPWWRKNWSLMAGNRLDTSLETFAEWGQARKKVTNENVGEFVHLRVEVQKLFRLPKSNGILFTIHSHMIPLEKFIQHTPWLEQFSAILHELPEFIADYKGISMYCEVVLEYLEKELEKR, encoded by the coding sequence ATGGTCTCTGTTGAGGATATAGGTTCATTTCCTTATCCATTTGGTGAACATGATGTCTATAGATATTCTAACAATGCAATTCCATTAAATCCACCAATTGCAATCGAAGTGACGGAATCTTATATAGAAGAAATGAATATGAAAAGAGAGCTGCTTAAAAAGCATCACGAACGATGTTACCATTCAGAGTCCCATACAATGGATGCCCAGTGGGAAACTTTGGACTTGATCCTGCATCAATTGGCCGAATATTATCCTGAGAATTTCAAACTTATTACGAACGATGATCATTGGATATTTACTAACCTGCAAACTGGTGAAAAACAATCATTCACATTTGGGGACCATGAGACACTGGACATGGAGCCGCTCGATTTTGCAGGGCGACATGTCCAGGAGGATCTGATTTTGATGATGCAGAGAGATGGTGACCTTTTTTTAGATGCAGCTCAGCTCTGTTTTCCTGCAAATTGGTCATTATTTTTTGATGCGGGGATGTCATTTAAAGAAATACATAAGCCGATTCCAGGATTCCAATCAGAATCGCTTGATGATCGCATCCTCCAGTTCCTGATGAGGATCGAGGCAGGAAATCCATGGTGGAGGAAAAACTGGTCCCTGATGGCAGGTAACCGGTTGGATACATCGCTTGAAACCTTTGCTGAATGGGGGCAGGCTCGTAAAAAGGTAACGAATGAAAATGTTGGCGAGTTTGTGCATCTGCGGGTGGAGGTCCAAAAATTATTCCGCCTTCCAAAAAGCAATGGGATCTTATTTACGATTCACTCGCATATGATTCCGCTTGAAAAATTCATTCAACATACGCCATGGCTGGAGCAATTTTCGGCAATCCTTCATGAGCTTCCGGAATTCATTGCTGACTATAAAGGGATATCAATGTACTGCGAAGTTGTCCTGGAATATCTAGAAAAGGAATTGGAAAAAAGGTGA
- a CDS encoding PDR/VanB family oxidoreductase, producing the protein MHQKSTLEVRVKSIIKETATIKRFTLQAMNGSKLPPFSGGSHITTHLPKASGALERSYSVFNLSEPGSIEIAVRLAEPSTGGSEYWHHHVSEGDVLKVSYPKNHFPLSFQAKHHVFYAAGIGITPFLSMMSELSAKKQSFELHYAAKSKEQCAFFDFLSQTYPGQCHFYFSEGENRQRLSAKLLMDHRIGTHVYFCGPEKMIQEFTIAAKSYGYPEFNVHYERFAPPEKKDAVPFWITLKQSGKQFEVPEESSLLDVLHQNGIDIPFSCRVGGCGTCEVKVAEGEIDHYDAFLTDEQRDSNRTMLSCVSRGKGNVLLDL; encoded by the coding sequence TTGCATCAGAAATCTACCCTTGAAGTACGTGTAAAATCAATTATAAAAGAAACTGCGACAATTAAAAGATTTACCCTTCAGGCGATGAATGGATCGAAGCTGCCGCCATTCAGTGGGGGCTCTCATATCACCACACATTTGCCGAAAGCTTCGGGGGCATTGGAAAGATCTTATTCAGTTTTTAATTTATCGGAACCTGGCTCCATCGAAATAGCTGTCCGACTGGCAGAGCCTTCAACAGGTGGGTCTGAGTACTGGCACCATCATGTTTCTGAAGGGGATGTTTTGAAGGTCAGCTATCCAAAAAACCATTTCCCCTTGAGCTTTCAGGCTAAGCATCATGTTTTTTATGCAGCAGGTATTGGGATAACACCATTTTTATCGATGATGTCTGAACTTAGCGCAAAAAAACAATCCTTTGAGCTTCATTATGCAGCAAAGTCAAAAGAGCAATGCGCATTTTTTGATTTCCTGAGCCAGACCTACCCTGGACAGTGCCATTTTTATTTTTCTGAGGGTGAGAATAGGCAACGTTTGTCAGCAAAGCTGCTTATGGATCATCGAATCGGCACACATGTTTATTTTTGCGGGCCGGAAAAAATGATCCAGGAATTCACGATTGCAGCCAAAAGCTATGGCTATCCTGAGTTCAATGTCCATTATGAAAGGTTCGCACCTCCTGAGAAAAAGGATGCAGTCCCGTTCTGGATTACTCTGAAGCAGAGTGGGAAACAATTTGAAGTGCCTGAAGAAAGTTCACTGCTGGATGTCCTTCACCAGAATGGAATTGATATCCCATTTTCCTGCAGAGTTGGCGGTTGCGGTACATGTGAAGTGAAGGTAGCAGAAGGAGAAATTGACCATTATGATGCCTTCCTGACGGATGAACAGCGGGACTCCAATCGAACAATGCTGAGCTGTGTTTCACGGGGCAAGGGAAATGTGCTGCTTGATTTATAA
- a CDS encoding dimethylamine monooxygenase subunit DmmA family protein, with translation MFSYMEGKRKFLFCMDSEGVRNLNFLVCQALNENVLFDFHIFQEESEESFVNNWFSKQKMGAYLYISGKEDFVKRIKDKAIMAGFTEHDMQSLINGPVNKKLICCTCHGVNEVSDQTHVVCVHCGQELEVSDHYSRRLDAYLGYVTIK, from the coding sequence ATGTTTTCCTATATGGAGGGTAAGAGGAAGTTTTTATTCTGTATGGATTCAGAAGGAGTTAGAAATCTCAATTTTCTCGTTTGCCAGGCATTGAATGAGAATGTGTTATTTGATTTTCATATTTTCCAAGAAGAGAGTGAAGAAAGTTTTGTAAACAATTGGTTCAGCAAACAGAAAATGGGGGCTTACTTATACATTTCCGGTAAAGAAGATTTTGTTAAAAGGATAAAAGACAAAGCAATAATGGCTGGATTTACTGAACATGACATGCAATCACTTATTAACGGACCTGTTAACAAGAAACTGATTTGCTGCACATGCCACGGTGTGAATGAGGTGTCGGATCAGACACATGTCGTTTGTGTTCACTGCGGCCAGGAACTGGAAGTGTCAGACCATTATTCACGCCGTTTGGATGCCTATTTAGGTTATGTAACGATCAAATAG
- a CDS encoding dicarboxylate/amino acid:cation symporter: MKIWHTYKNSSFILKMTVGFVLGILAGILLGAEAEIFKPFGTLLIKLLNLIATPVVFLTVVLAVNQMNPAQLGRTGGKLVLYYGATTAAAVLIGLGLALWINPGSSLSLPNAEIEKPATPSISDVIFNIVPDNFFSAFTSGNLMAILFLAIIIGFTISGMRFANEEKVQHYGTQLQTFFEASNELFFRILKGILLYAPIGIFAISASTFGTQGWDTLTSLLEFTAVFYIGVIILWIFVYSGTLKLFKIPVKSFYANTKDAYTTAFFTSSSIASLPVAIESAKKAGISERMVNFSLPLGAVFNSDGGALRMGASIVFAANVTGISFSLTDFITIILIGTLLSIGTAGIPAAGLVTLSVVLTMFDLPLEVVALIAGVDAIIGMAGTASNVVGDVVGAAVVDQSEKKAEMAG; this comes from the coding sequence TTGAAAATTTGGCATACATACAAAAATTCTTCATTTATTTTAAAAATGACAGTCGGCTTTGTACTTGGTATATTAGCTGGTATTTTATTAGGCGCGGAAGCGGAGATTTTCAAACCTTTTGGAACACTGTTAATAAAACTGCTTAATCTCATCGCTACTCCCGTTGTTTTCCTGACAGTTGTTCTCGCAGTCAATCAAATGAATCCTGCGCAGCTAGGCAGGACCGGCGGGAAACTGGTGCTTTATTATGGAGCGACAACGGCAGCTGCCGTCTTGATTGGCCTCGGCCTTGCGCTGTGGATCAATCCAGGAAGTTCTCTTTCATTACCTAATGCGGAGATTGAGAAGCCTGCAACACCTTCCATTTCAGACGTGATTTTTAATATTGTTCCAGATAATTTCTTCTCGGCTTTTACATCGGGAAACTTAATGGCCATCCTGTTCCTGGCAATCATCATTGGCTTTACGATTTCGGGGATGAGATTTGCTAATGAGGAAAAAGTCCAACACTACGGAACCCAGCTGCAAACATTTTTCGAAGCATCGAATGAGTTGTTCTTCAGAATTTTGAAGGGTATCCTCCTCTACGCTCCAATCGGTATTTTTGCGATAAGTGCTTCCACATTTGGCACACAAGGTTGGGATACATTAACTTCCCTATTGGAGTTTACAGCAGTATTTTATATCGGGGTAATCATTCTTTGGATCTTTGTTTACAGCGGCACATTGAAACTATTCAAGATCCCGGTCAAAAGCTTTTATGCTAACACAAAGGATGCCTATACGACAGCGTTTTTTACTTCCAGCAGCATTGCCTCATTGCCAGTGGCAATTGAAAGTGCGAAGAAGGCAGGCATCAGCGAGAGAATGGTGAATTTTAGTTTACCTTTGGGAGCTGTCTTCAATTCTGATGGCGGAGCACTTCGGATGGGTGCCTCGATTGTCTTTGCTGCCAATGTAACTGGTATCTCTTTCTCACTGACTGACTTCATTACCATCATTCTTATTGGCACACTCCTTTCGATTGGCACAGCAGGCATACCAGCCGCTGGGCTTGTGACCCTGTCCGTCGTGCTGACGATGTTTGACCTGCCGCTAGAAGTCGTTGCACTGATAGCCGGCGTTGATGCGATTATCGGAATGGCCGGTACAGCATCAAATGTAGTCGGAGACGTCGTTGGTGCAGCAGTTGTCGATCAATCTGAAAAGAAAGCTGAAATGGCTGGTTAA
- a CDS encoding NAD-dependent epimerase codes for MGLVVTGAAGFIGFHLSKRLLSLGYHVIGIDNLNEYYDVALKKERLKLLETNANFTFYKIDLANQEELLSVFKNHSIDIVIHLAAQAGVRYSLTHPHSYVHSNLQGFLNILEACRHFPVEHLIYASSSSVYGANTKIPFSEKDPVDHPVSLYAASKKANELMAHTYSHLYDIPTTGLRFFTVYGPWGRPDMAYYSFTRDIIEGNPIKVFNHGDMSRDFTYIDDIVEGIVKLLHQPPKQQDGWNREKPDPSSSYAPFKIYNIGNNNPVKLLDFIQILEEKIGKKAKMVFLPMQPGDVKTTYADITDLQKDAGFSPSTALEKGLESFVNWYKEYHQKK; via the coding sequence ATGGGTCTTGTAGTAACAGGTGCAGCTGGATTTATAGGGTTTCATCTGTCAAAACGATTATTATCATTGGGTTATCACGTGATTGGTATTGATAACCTAAATGAATATTATGATGTCGCTCTAAAAAAGGAAAGGTTAAAACTCCTAGAAACAAACGCAAATTTTACTTTTTACAAAATAGATTTGGCAAATCAAGAGGAGTTACTTTCCGTCTTCAAAAACCATTCAATCGATATCGTCATCCATTTAGCTGCTCAGGCAGGAGTGCGATATAGCTTAACGCATCCACATTCTTATGTACATTCAAACCTGCAGGGATTTCTGAATATTTTAGAGGCATGCAGACATTTTCCGGTAGAACACTTGATTTACGCCTCTTCCAGCTCCGTATATGGGGCAAACACAAAAATCCCCTTCTCAGAAAAAGATCCAGTCGACCACCCTGTAAGCTTGTATGCTGCCTCCAAGAAGGCTAATGAATTAATGGCACATACGTATAGCCATCTATACGATATTCCCACAACAGGGCTGAGGTTCTTTACAGTATATGGCCCATGGGGAAGACCTGATATGGCCTATTATTCATTTACAAGGGATATTATTGAAGGCAATCCAATAAAAGTATTCAATCATGGAGATATGAGCAGAGACTTTACCTACATTGACGATATCGTCGAAGGAATCGTAAAGCTCCTCCATCAACCTCCCAAACAACAGGACGGATGGAATCGGGAAAAACCAGACCCCAGCTCCAGCTATGCTCCTTTTAAAATCTATAATATCGGCAACAATAACCCAGTGAAACTCCTCGATTTCATTCAAATCCTCGAAGAAAAAATCGGCAAAAAAGCAAAAATGGTATTTTTGCCAATGCAGCCAGGTGACGTGAAAACAACTTATGCTGATATAACTGATCTTCAGAAGGATGCAGGCTTCTCTCCTTCTACAGCGTTAGAAAAAGGGCTAGAATCTTTTGTTAATTGGTATAAGGAATATCACCAGAAAAAATGA